The Manihot esculenta cultivar AM560-2 chromosome 11, M.esculenta_v8, whole genome shotgun sequence genome includes a region encoding these proteins:
- the LOC110626936 gene encoding peptidyl-prolyl cis-trans isomerase has translation MANPKVFFDMAIGGQPAGRIVMELYADVVPRTAENFRALCTGEKGAGKSGKPLHYKGSTFHRVIPGFMCQGGDFTAGNGTGGESIYGSKFADENFVKKHTGPGILSMANAGPGTNGSQFFICTAKTEWLDGKHVVFGQVVEGLDVVKAVEKVGSSSGKTSKPVMIADCGQL, from the coding sequence ATGGCGAACCCTAAGGTCTTCTTCGACATGGCCATCGGTGGTCAGCCGGCTGGTAGGATCGTGATGGAGCTCTACGCCGATGTCGTTCCCCGTACAGCCGAGAACTTCCGCGCTCTCTGCACCGGAGAGAAGGGAGCTGGCAAGAGCGGAAAGCCTCTCCACTACAAGGGCTCGACTTTTCATCGTGTGATTCCTGGATTCATGTGCCAGGGTGGCGACTTCACCGCCGGAAATGGCACCGGCGGTGAGTCCATCTACGGATCTAAATTTGCTGATGAGAACTTTGTGAAGAAGCACACTGGTCCAGGTATACTTTCCATGGCTAATGCTGGTCCCGGAACCAACGGATCTCAGTTCTTCATCTGTACCGCCAAGACCGAGTGGCTTGATGGAAAGCACGTCGTCTTTGGTCAAGTTGTGGAGGGCCTGGACGTGGTGAAGGCCGTAGAGAAGGTCGGGTCCAGCTCCGGAAAGACCTCTAAGCCCGTTATGATCGCCGATTGCGGTCAGCTTTAA